A genomic segment from Spinacia oleracea cultivar Varoflay chromosome 3, BTI_SOV_V1, whole genome shotgun sequence encodes:
- the LOC130469886 gene encoding uncharacterized protein, producing MAYAVLIATRKLRPYFDAHTIEVLTNFPLEKAISKLDTSGRLLKWAIELSEFDLEFRPRTAIKAQALADFIVEASYQEDEVQAEVWDVSVDGSAAQTDSGAGIIMKSPTGDIFEYAIKFTFNASNNEAEYEAAIAGIQMCLAADAKRVILTTDSQLVASQFSGEYEAKEPSMVKYLEKLRSVSAQLEKYSINLVPRAENTLADALSKLASSNVADLKRTVMMEVMNKRSTESEVIRVMAITTTSEWYDNIQTYIQTGALPADLAEAKKTRRDSVWYIILWGRLYKKSFSLPFLRCLTAFESARLIEEMHEGTCGNHAGGKPLAIICQREGYYWPTMLEDCRAYVKKCEKCQKFSVVINLPANDLMPILNPIPFAQWGMDIVGPFPMATGGRKFLIVAVDYFTKWIEAEPVAKITANQVKKFIWKNIITRFGLPHAIVFDHGSQFDCAPIQCFLGLYRVKLAHSSVCHPQSNGQAEAANKQILAALKKKLEDCKGKWADLMPEILWCNRTAIKEATGESPFKLSFGSEAVIPAEMALPTMRIQHYDEERNDQLLRHQLDFMPEIRMKAEVSSAAYKSRMSRAYNKKVKHRPLGAGDLVLRRTAATGKGNAQGKLTANWEGPYQIWEEIVPGSYRLMQMDGTALKNSWNASTLRKYYV from the coding sequence ATGGCATATGCAGTCCTCATCGCGACTAGAAAGTTAAGACCATACTTTGATGCGCATACAATCGAAGTGCTAACAAACTTTCCTCTCGAAAAGGCCATCAGCAAGCTAGATACATCAGGCCGGTTGCTAAAATGGGCAATAGAGTTGTCCGAGTTTGACTTGGAATTCCGGCCAAGAACTGCAATCAAAGCCCAGGCATTGGCGGACTTCATAGTTGAAGCGTCATACCAAGAAGATGAAGTACAAGCTGAAGTATGGGATGTGTCAGTGGATGGTTCAGCTGCACAGACAGACAGTGGGGCAGGAATAATCATGAAATCGCCAACAGGAGACATTTTTGAGTATGCTATAAAGTTTACGTTCAACGCGTCAAACAACGAGGCAGAATACGAGGCAGCAATTGCCGGCATCCAAATGTGCCTCGCAGCAGATGCCAAAAGAGTAATACTGACAACAGACTCCCAGCTGGTAGCAAGTCAATTCAGCGGAGAATATGAGGCCAAAGAACCTTCAATGGTCAAATACCTGGAGAAGTTGAGGTCGGTGTCGGCTCAACTAGAGAAATACAGCATTAATCTGGTACCCCGAGCAGAAAACACACTGGCAGACGCACTATCAAAGttagcaagttcaaatgtcGCCGACTTGAAAAGAACAGTCATGATGGAAGTCATGAATAAGCGAAGTACGGAGTCGGAGGTAATACGGGTCATGGCCATCACAACTACCTCAGAATGGTACGATAATATCCAAACATACATACAGACTGGAGCTCTACCAGCAGATTTGGCAGAAGCCAAAAAGACAAGAAGGGACTCGGTTTGGTACATCATCCTGTGGGGACGGTTGTACAAAAAGTCATTTAGCCTGCCATTCTTAAGGTGCCTGACAGCATTCGAGTCAGCAAGGCTGATCGAAGAGATGCACGAAGGAACATGTGGGAACCATGCCGGTGGAAAACCCCTTGCCATCATCTGTCAAAGGGAAGGTTATTACTGGCCAACAATGTTAGAAGATTGTCGAGCTTATGTAAAAAAGTGCGAGAAATGTCAAAAGTTTTCAGTTGTGATAAACTTGCCGGCCAATGATTTGATGCCCATTCTGAACCCAATCCCATTCGCACaatggggaatggatattgTTGGACCATTCCCAATGGCGACTGGAGGGCGCAAGTTCTTAATAGTAGCAGTggactacttcaccaagtggatagaagcagagcCGGTAGCAAAAATAACGGCAAACCAGGTGAAAAAGTTCatatggaaaaatataataacaagatTCGGGCTGCCGCATGCAATAGTTTTTGATCATGGATCACAGTTTGATTGTGCACCCATACAATGCTTCCTGGGTTTATACAGAGTAAAGTTAGCTCACTCGTCAGTATGTCACCCACAGAGCAATGGGCAAGCAGAGGCGGCGAATAAGCAAATCCTGGCTGCACTGAAAAAGAAGCTAGAAGACTGTAAAGGCAAGTGGGCAGATCTTATGCCAGAAATTCTGTGGTGCAACAGAACTGCTATCAAGGAGGCTACCGGCGAGAGTCCATTTAAATTGAGCTTCGGGTCTGAGGCTGTGATACCGGCAGAAATGGCTCTGCCAACCATGCGAATCCAGCATTACGATGAGGAGAGAAACGATCAGCTGCTGCGACATCAGTTGGATTTCATGCCAGAAATCCGCATGAAAGCAGAAGTAAGCTCGGCAGCATACAAAAGCAGAATGAGCAGagcatacaacaagaaagttaAGCACCGCCCTCTAGGAGCAGGAGACCTAGTACTGCGGAGAACGGCGGCAACAGGAAAAGGAAATGCTCAAGGAAAGCTGACAGccaattgggaaggaccataccagaTATGGGAGGAAATAGTTCCTGGATCATACCGGTTAATGCAAATGGATGGTACCGCGCTCAAAAACTCCTGGAACGCCAGTACTCTGAGAAAGTACTATGTTTGA
- the LOC110777620 gene encoding uncharacterized protein translates to MAEESAEMKQMGKMIIAIDESECSSYALKWALQNLDDKLKSGVILFTAVSIDYKGVFAGGYGSVPAELLTSIRDNQNKLANCLLTKAKEICAQHGVDAETVSVMGNPKEMICDAVEKFHCNLLVMGSHSRGAIQRFSLFFSFACFICISNSRKTVGTKTLDREILGFDENWRPVCTQPPPPKGKYDTISTYSTRASSRRSIATVAKNRVAGGSKTKSSSVSIPKTVQPPTMQSNPTGRGGKTRKRLSLTSGRSDPTKKSKAAGGDDVSAAVDQYEIPADDVFKKTADSAVAVHPFPQPSIEILDVEGGGGENEAPFQHCATSAAVTGGNSSMPPVSRSENRSGDSRLNYHLPLRTGGWIEDTPFKIPEAMKSWFGSSGGEPTDQFYPNIDLLCGELVATDSAKDGGDLGYRAFRDLITPADRPQGQIDAPAAQHFNDLYKAVQSSMDLYYVYRWNQMQLTQNSIDIAELKKRAEAAESALKINEKKLESASSDLEAANRRLEEVEPKLKAETERADGLTEELTDLNQSLPVVKKTAAKRAVDKLLQSDWFNDILTLRHNGGWCAAHRVVCHVKKLDEDGWQEFEDGYEEKELYKVATGFEPQELPEAVICNANQRTLPPLQVPEDAYWSGDEHAV, encoded by the exons ATGGCGGAAGAATCAGCAGAGATGAAACAAATGGGGAAGATGATAATAGCAATAGATGAGAGCGAGTGTAGTAGCTACGCGCTTAAGTGGGCGTTGCAAAATCTTGATGATAAGCTCAAATCTGGTGTTATTCTTTTTACAGCGGTTTCTATTGACTACAAGGGCGTCTTTGCTGGCGGTTATGGCTCTGTTC CTGCTGAACTACTGACATCAATCCGGGACAATCAGAACAAGCTTGCAAATTGTCTCCTAACGAAAGCCAAAGAAATCTGTGCACAACATGGG GTTGATGCTGAGACCGTTTCTGTGATGGGCAATCCGAAAGAGATGATATGTGATGCTGTGGAGAAGTTTCACTGTAATTTACTTGTTATGGGAAGTCATAGCCGGGGAGCTATACAAAG GTTCTCCCTTTTTTTCTCTTTCGCGTGCTTCATTTGTATTTCAAACTCCAGAAAAACAGTAG GTACTAAAACATTGGATAGAGAAATTCTCGGATTTGACGAGAATTGGAGACCTGTGTGTACGCAGCCTCCGCCGCCTAAGGGAAAGTACGACACCATATCAACGTACTCCACACGGGCCTCATCCCGTCGCTCAATTGCTACTGTTGCAAAGAATCGTGTTGCCGGCGGTTCTAAAACCAAATCTTCGTCTGTCTCTATTCCAAAAACTGTGCAACCGCCCACTATGCAATCTAATCCAACCGGCCGTGGTGGGAAGACTCGAAAGAGGTTGTCACTTACTAGTGGGCGTTCTGACCCCACTAAGAAGTCTAAGGCCGCTGGCGGCGATGATGTTTCGGCTGCTGTTGACCAATACGAAATCCCTGCTGACGATGTTTTCAAAAAGACGGCTGATTCTGCTGTTGCGGTTCACCCGTTTCCGCAGCCGTCCATTGAGATTTTGGACGTGGAAGGTGGTGGCGGCGAGAATGAGGCTCCGTTTCAGCACTGTGCCACGTCGGCCGCAGTGACAGGGGGTAATTCTAGTATGCCTCCTGTTAGTCGTAGTGAGAATCGATCTGGTGATTCTCGACTGAATTATCATCTGCCGCTTCGTACCGGCGGTTGGATTGAGGATACCCCCTTTAAGATCCCGGAAGCAATGAAATCATGGTTCGGGTCTTCTGGCGGCGAACCCACCGATCAGTTCTACCCAAACATTGATCTGCTGTGTGGGGAGTTGGTGGCGACCGATTCTGCTAAGGACGGTGGGGATTTGGGCTACCGTGCTTTTCGGGATCTGATTACTCCTGCTGACAGGCCACAGGGTCAGATTGACGCCCCTGCTGCTCAGCATTTCAACGATTTGTACAAG GCTGTTCAATCCAGCATGGATTTGTATTATGTCTATCGTTGGAACCAGATGCAGCTGACGCAAAATAGCATTGATATTGCCGAGCTGAAGAAGCGGGCTGAGGCGGCTGAATCTGCTTTGAAGATTAATGAGAAGAAGTTGGAGAGTGCTTCTTCGGATTTGGAGGCGGCGAACCGAAGGCTGGAAGAGGTTGAGCCGAAGCTGAAGGCTGAAACTGAGAGGGCAGACGGTCTGACTGAGGAGCTGACTGATCTTAACCAGAGTTTGCCTGTGGTGAAGAAGACTGCCGCCAAGAGAGCTGTTGATAAGCTTCTCCAGTCTGACTGGTTTAATGATATTCTTACTCTGCGCCATAACGGTGGTTGGTGCGCTGCTCATCGGGTCGTTTGCCATGTGAAGAAGCTGGATGAGGATGGGTGGCAAGAATTTGAGGATGGGTATGAGGAGAAAGAGCTGTACAAGGTTGCTACCGGCTTTGAGCCTCAGGAGCTACCCGAGGCTGTGATTTGCAATGCCAATCAAAGAACCTTGCCCCCCTTGCAAGTTCCAGAAGATGCCTACTGGTCTGGTGATGAGCATGCCGTTTGA